A window from Sphingopyxis alaskensis RB2256 encodes these proteins:
- the hutG gene encoding N-formylglutamate deformylase: MDWLRVHRGDAPLVIAFPHGGTELAGLDERFVSPWHAQIDTDWWITDLYAFAADMGATLVATDISRSVIDMNRDPSGASLYPGQATTELCPTTTFDGEPLYRFDLPDEAEIMQRLNLYHRPYHEALTAELDRLRAAHGKVVLYDAHSIRSHVPRLFDGELPQFNIGTNGGATCAPELETIAANICAASGHSHVVNGRFKGGWTTRHYGHPDEGTHAIQMELAQRGYMAEPAAITHANWPTPLDPNPTIRPVLEQVIAATLDFAKGRP, from the coding sequence ATGGACTGGCTGCGCGTCCATCGCGGCGACGCGCCGCTCGTCATCGCCTTTCCGCACGGCGGCACCGAGCTTGCGGGGCTCGACGAGCGGTTCGTGTCGCCCTGGCATGCGCAGATCGACACCGACTGGTGGATCACCGACCTTTACGCCTTCGCCGCCGACATGGGCGCGACCCTGGTGGCGACCGACATTTCGCGCAGCGTGATCGACATGAACCGCGACCCGTCGGGCGCCTCGCTCTATCCGGGGCAGGCGACAACCGAATTGTGTCCGACCACGACTTTCGACGGCGAGCCGCTTTACCGTTTCGACCTGCCCGACGAGGCGGAGATCATGCAGCGGCTCAACCTCTATCACCGCCCCTATCACGAGGCGCTGACCGCCGAGCTCGACCGGCTGCGGGCGGCCCATGGCAAAGTCGTCCTTTACGACGCCCATTCGATCCGCAGCCACGTCCCGCGCCTGTTCGACGGCGAACTGCCGCAGTTCAACATCGGCACCAACGGGGGCGCCACCTGCGCGCCCGAACTCGAAACCATCGCCGCGAACATCTGTGCGGCGAGCGGCCACAGCCATGTCGTCAACGGCCGCTTCAAGGGCGGCTGGACGACGCGCCACTATGGCCATCCCGACGAGGGAACCCATGCGATCCAGATGGAGCTGGCCCAGCGCGGCTATATGGCCGAGCCCGCCGCGATCACCCACGCCAACTGGCCCACCCCCCTCGACCCCAACCCGACGATCCGGCCCGTGCTGGAGCAGGTGATCGCCGCCACGCTCGACTTTGCGAAAGGACGACCATGA